AAAATTTGGGATATGGCTTCGGAATGATCTTTCATGGGACATCCAAGTTTCCATACATTTCAGGTAACGACTCAGCACTCTTTCAAGAAAAGCCTGGAGAAAAAAGCCTTTGTCAGGGCTTCGCCCCGAACCCCGCCAGGGCGCTGCCCTGGACTAAGCCAGGGAGCCAGCCCCCTGGACCCCGATTCGTTACCGGGTGTTGAAACTGAAAAACTGGGATGGAGGTCCAGGAGGAAGGGCTGTGCCCTTCCTCCTGGTGGGGTTCGGGGCGAAGCCCTGATAAAGGCTTTCACATCCAAGCTTTTCTTAAAAAATGGCCTCAACGAATCTTCAGGGTGGCCAACCCGACCAGGGCAAGGATCACCGAAATGATCCAAAAACGCACGATGATTTTGGGTTCTGCCCACCCCTTCAACTCGAAATGATGGTGGATGGGGGCCATGCGAAAAACCCGCCGGCCAATCATCTTGAAAGAGGCCACCTGCAACACCACCGACAGGGTCTCCATCACAAAAACGCCCCCCACGATGACCAGGACGATTTCGTGATGGGTCACCAGGGCGACGCTCCCCAAAGCCGCTCCCAGGGCCAAAGCCCCCACATCGCCCATGAACACCTGGGCTGGATAGGCGTTGAACCAGAGAAATCCCAGAGAGGCCCCCAGCATGGCCCCGCAAAAGACGGCCAGTTCGCCGGCCCCGGCGACATAGAGAATGCCCAGATAGCTGGCAAAATGGACGTGACCCGCCACATAGCTGATGATGGCAAAACTGGCCGCCACCAGCAACGTCTGACCAATGGCCAGACCATCCAGTCCATCGGTCAGGTTGACGGCGTTGCTGCTGCCGACGATGACCAATACTGCGAAAGGAAAGAAGAACCACCCCAGATTCAGGGTGACATGCTTGAAAAAGGGAACCGTCAACAGGCCAAACTGCCCGGTGCCGTGCAGTTTCAGCAAAACCGCCGCCCCCAGGGCAATGCCGATCTGGAGCAACAGGCGGGTCCGGGCCGGCACCCCCTTGGGATTGTTCCAAAGCAATTTGCGGCTGTCATCCCAGAAGCCGATGGCGCCGAACCCCAGGGTGGTGAGCAACACC
This sequence is a window from Magnetococcales bacterium. Protein-coding genes within it:
- a CDS encoding phospho-N-acetylmuramoyl-pentapeptide-transferase, which encodes MLYHLLVPLSEWSERLSFLNLFKYITFRSIGAILTALLLSFLLGPWMIRKLRVMQKKGQPIRTDGPQRHIIEKKGTPTMGGTLILIALVVPTLLWADLSNIFVWMVLLTTLGFGAIGFWDDSRKLLWNNPKGVPARTRLLLQIGIALGAAVLLKLHGTGQFGLLTVPFFKHVTLNLGWFFFPFAVLVIVGSSNAVNLTDGLDGLAIGQTLLVAASFAIISYVAGHVHFASYLGILYVAGAGELAVFCGAMLGASLGFLWFNAYPAQVFMGDVGALALGAALGSVALVTHHEIVLVIVGGVFVMETLSVVLQVASFKMIGRRVFRMAPIHHHFELKGWAEPKIIVRFWIISVILALVGLATLKIR